The proteins below are encoded in one region of Vicingus serpentipes:
- a CDS encoding glycosyltransferase: MNYYLQKYSVKPQLLKNQVNSNLGIIVVIPCYNEPNLIASLDSLYDCHLPNCWVEVIVVINSAENADELVREQNKQTIEEASKWKKENSKKGIDFYFIDEPNLPQKDAGVGLARKIGMDEAVIRFEQINKPDGIIICFDADATCEQNYLVEIEKHFKNNPKTPGCSIHFEHPLKGDKYPDYIYKGIEEYELHLRYYKNGLKFCGLPYAFHTIGSSMAVRNSVYQKQNGMNKRKAGEDFYFLQKIIPLGNFTEITTTKVIPSPRMSDRVPFGTGKAMQNYLDNQQKEHLSYSIKSFIDLKQFCEKVPELYISNNVEFPQSVKDYLAEINFKGNLEKIKKNSPTQIHFIKLFFNWFNAFKVLKYMHFARDNYYPDVLVTEAANDLLLLLGYKKQKEQELLVFYREMDRKLN, from the coding sequence ATGAATTATTATCTTCAAAAATATTCTGTAAAACCTCAGTTGCTTAAGAATCAGGTTAATTCTAATTTAGGAATTATTGTAGTTATACCTTGTTATAATGAGCCTAATTTAATTGCTTCGCTAGATAGTTTGTATGACTGCCATTTACCAAATTGTTGGGTTGAGGTTATTGTAGTAATTAATTCAGCTGAAAATGCAGATGAATTGGTACGTGAACAAAACAAACAAACGATAGAAGAGGCATCGAAATGGAAAAAAGAAAACTCAAAAAAAGGAATTGATTTTTATTTCATTGATGAGCCCAACTTACCACAAAAAGACGCAGGAGTTGGTTTGGCTAGAAAAATAGGGATGGATGAAGCAGTTATAAGATTTGAGCAAATAAATAAACCCGATGGAATTATTATTTGTTTTGATGCAGATGCAACTTGTGAGCAAAACTATTTGGTAGAAATTGAAAAGCATTTTAAAAACAACCCCAAAACTCCCGGTTGTTCCATACATTTTGAGCATCCATTAAAAGGAGATAAATACCCTGATTATATTTATAAAGGCATTGAAGAATATGAGTTGCATTTGCGCTATTATAAAAATGGATTAAAATTTTGTGGCTTGCCTTATGCTTTTCACACCATAGGTTCCAGTATGGCAGTGAGAAACAGTGTTTATCAAAAGCAAAATGGAATGAACAAACGCAAAGCAGGTGAAGACTTTTATTTTTTACAGAAAATTATTCCTTTAGGAAATTTTACTGAAATTACTACTACCAAAGTGATTCCATCACCTAGGATGTCAGATAGGGTGCCTTTTGGAACTGGTAAAGCAATGCAAAATTACCTTGATAACCAGCAAAAAGAGCATTTATCTTATAGCATAAAGTCTTTTATTGATTTAAAGCAGTTTTGTGAAAAGGTTCCTGAATTGTATATTTCAAATAATGTAGAATTTCCACAATCTGTAAAAGACTATTTAGCTGAAATTAATTTTAAAGGTAACTTAGAAAAGATAAAGAAAAACAGTCCAACCCAAATACATTTTATAAAACTATTTTTCAATTGGTTTAATGCCTTTAAGGTATTAAAGTATATGCACTTTGCTCGAGATAATTATTACCCTGATGTTTTGGTAACAGAAGCAGCAAATGATTTGTTGTTATTGTTGGGTTATAAAAAACAAAAAGAACAAGAATTGTTAGTGTTTTATCGAGAGATGGATAGAAAATTGAATTGA